Proteins encoded together in one Styela clava chromosome 12, kaStyClav1.hap1.2, whole genome shotgun sequence window:
- the LOC120330097 gene encoding transmembrane protease serine 13-like, giving the protein MYKPDECCYLTGGKCGQDGLTRYGGSTPRRLINKWPWVASLYVGKKLKCTGIIINDRWVVLPSDCIKSVMKKSKLHQLRIGAGLHGSISSPQAAQRKVTKLQIIATRGYWESVTIMQLNESLSFSHDYIHPICLSNEETPVIGETCVTLGFVQRKSFDGVYYSVSEIPLKVTNNSNCLQQSDYDVIKDDKATICSTNPNLDYKSCLGNSGGFLVCQRKNSCDWYLTGVRIRGKGCAGPQEGFTQFFKTGIFESGIKSYMKLYGR; this is encoded by the exons ATGTACAAGCCTGACGAATGTTGTTATTTAACGGGAG GTAAATGCGGACAAGATGGGTTGACACGATATGGTGGTTCCACGCCAAGAAGACTTATCAATAAATGGCCTTGGGTg GCGTCACTTTACGTCGGGAAAAAGCTAAAATGCACAGGCATCATCATCAACGATAGATGGGTCGTCTTGCCTTCAGATTGCATTAA GTCGgtaatgaaaaaatcaaaactCCATCAATTGCGAATTGGTGCCGGATTACACGGATCTATATCTTCACCTCAAGCTGCTCAGCGTAAAGTGACAAAA TTACAGATCATTGCTACACGTGGATACTGGGAGTCTGTTACTATAATGCAGCTTAATGAAAGTTTGTCATTTTCGCATGATTATATTCACCCAATCTGTTTGTCGAACGAAGAAACTCCGGTAATTGGGGAAACTTGTGTGACTCTAGGATTTGTACAACGAAAGTCATTTGATG GGGTTTACTATTCTGTGTCAGAGATACCACTTAAAGTTACAAACAATTCAAACTGCTTACAACAGTCTGATTACGATGTCATTAAAGACGATAAAGCAACAATTTGCTCGACAAACCCAAATTTGGATTATAAAAGTTGCTTAG GAAACAGCGGAGGATTTTTGGTATGTCAGCGAAAGAACAGTTGCGATTGGTATCTGACTGGTGTAAGAATCAGAGGAAAAGGTTGTGCCGGACCCCAAGAAGGATTCACCCAATTTTTCAAAACGGGAATATTTGAGTCGGGGATTAAATCTTACATGAAATTATATGGGCGATGA